A window of the Pseudomonadota bacterium genome harbors these coding sequences:
- a CDS encoding YajG family lipoprotein → MTRRIGLLLIAVLVLSTAGCGGPLMLKHSPLTASAQAATPVALVIKDARAQEFGGGNDLAIGRLRNLGGASKPFNAGNSVTGAFKALFTDALAAGGFQVVDGSPVQIEVDISTFFMDGYVGYKIDSKIDVRVVSGGAVVHQAPIAEVVAFTYNVPGDLPEAFDQMMDKIAQDAVAIFNSAEVRTAIAPQ, encoded by the coding sequence ATGACTCGGAGAATCGGGCTGCTGCTCATCGCCGTCCTCGTCCTGTCCACGGCCGGTTGCGGGGGGCCGTTGATGCTGAAGCACTCTCCGCTCACGGCGTCCGCCCAGGCGGCCACCCCGGTCGCGCTGGTCATCAAGGACGCGCGCGCGCAGGAGTTCGGCGGCGGCAACGACCTCGCCATCGGTCGGTTGCGGAATCTGGGCGGCGCGTCCAAGCCGTTCAATGCTGGGAACAGCGTGACCGGCGCTTTCAAGGCCCTGTTCACGGACGCGCTCGCGGCCGGCGGCTTCCAGGTCGTCGACGGCAGCCCGGTCCAGATCGAGGTCGACATTAGCACGTTCTTCATGGACGGGTACGTCGGGTACAAGATCGACTCGAAGATCGATGTGCGCGTCGTCTCAGGCGGCGCGGTCGTCCACCAGGCGCCGATCGCCGAAGTGGTCGCCTTCACGTACAACGTCCCGGGCGACCTTCCCGAGGCGTTCGATCAGATGATGGACAAGATCGCCCAGGACGCCGTTGCCATCTTCAATAGCGCCGAGGTTCGGACCGCGATCGCCCCGCAGTAA
- a CDS encoding agmatine deiminase family protein: protein MQRLIIAALAIGLSAAATTVQAQVRHTDRSVLGQKEAAIRDGALPAWQSSAERSLAPSMPFPETSGPLPAPPAAGYRAPAEFEPVAAFIVSEGDWGVSTMLVDMVLNGTQPDGAPAIVLTEGSVGTTEAALEAEGVDLDRVHVMEPTAGLNARWARDFSPISLYEGGGDGHLAFADLHYYDSRPADDDVPNYLATQLGISRYGLEGADHTPDDDVMLFMEGGNFQTDGNGTCILSNDIDDDNDDQGNTDADTVAEVEDILAAYLGCEQVIWLTPPPNTGTGHVDMYAKLLTPTDILMIDFPTASPSTQTTQADTIIEANVDIMEAATNMDGDPFTIHRVTIPGLTYAWNYATYTNSVILNHVVLMPTYDSTTYDGPAQDAYESVLGSDYTVYGIDSTDIYALGGSVHCTTMQISSACGNEQIDELLFEQCDGADLDGETCATLGLGDGALACTTPGCQFDTSACSDTDTDTDSDTDSDSDSDSDSDSDSDTDSDGDTDTDTDDADVPGGVVDDGCGCATAGRRGAQESLIGLVFSF, encoded by the coding sequence ATGCAAAGGTTGATCATCGCAGCGCTCGCGATCGGGTTGTCGGCTGCAGCGACGACGGTCCAGGCGCAGGTCCGGCACACGGATCGTTCGGTCCTCGGCCAGAAGGAGGCCGCGATCCGGGACGGCGCGCTCCCGGCGTGGCAGAGCTCCGCCGAGCGCTCGCTCGCTCCTTCGATGCCGTTCCCGGAGACCTCCGGACCGCTCCCGGCGCCGCCCGCCGCCGGCTACCGCGCGCCCGCCGAGTTCGAGCCGGTCGCGGCGTTCATCGTCTCCGAGGGCGACTGGGGGGTGTCGACGATGCTCGTCGACATGGTGCTCAACGGGACGCAGCCCGACGGCGCCCCGGCGATCGTGCTCACAGAGGGATCGGTCGGCACCACGGAGGCCGCGCTGGAGGCCGAGGGCGTGGATCTCGACCGCGTCCACGTCATGGAGCCGACCGCCGGCCTGAACGCGCGCTGGGCCCGCGACTTCAGCCCGATCAGCCTCTACGAAGGCGGGGGCGACGGGCACCTGGCGTTCGCCGACCTCCACTACTACGACTCCCGGCCGGCCGACGACGACGTCCCGAACTACCTCGCGACGCAGCTCGGCATCTCGCGCTACGGCCTCGAGGGCGCGGATCACACCCCGGACGACGACGTCATGCTCTTCATGGAAGGCGGCAACTTCCAGACCGACGGCAACGGCACGTGCATCCTCTCGAATGACATCGACGACGACAACGACGACCAGGGCAACACGGACGCGGACACGGTCGCCGAGGTCGAGGACATCCTCGCGGCCTACCTGGGCTGCGAGCAGGTCATCTGGCTCACCCCGCCGCCGAACACGGGCACGGGCCACGTCGACATGTACGCGAAGCTGCTCACGCCGACCGACATCCTCATGATCGACTTCCCGACGGCCTCGCCCAGCACCCAGACCACGCAGGCGGACACGATCATCGAGGCGAACGTCGACATCATGGAGGCGGCGACGAACATGGACGGCGATCCGTTCACGATCCACCGCGTCACCATCCCGGGGCTGACCTACGCCTGGAACTACGCCACGTACACGAACTCCGTGATCCTGAACCACGTCGTGCTCATGCCGACGTACGACAGCACGACCTACGACGGCCCGGCCCAGGACGCGTACGAATCCGTGCTCGGCTCGGACTATACCGTCTACGGGATCGACTCGACCGACATCTACGCGCTCGGCGGCTCCGTGCACTGCACGACCATGCAGATCTCCTCGGCGTGCGGCAACGAGCAGATCGACGAGCTCCTGTTCGAGCAGTGCGACGGCGCCGATCTCGACGGCGAGACGTGCGCGACGCTCGGGCTGGGCGACGGGGCGCTCGCGTGCACGACGCCCGGCTGCCAGTTCGACACCTCCGCGTGCTCGGACACCGACACCGATACCGACTCCGACACCGACTCCGACTCGGACTCGGATTCCGATTCCGACTCCGACTCGGACACGGACTCGGACGGTGACACCGACACCGACACGGACGACGCGGACGTCCCCGGGGGCGTTGTCGACGACGGCTGCGGCTGCGCGACGGCCGGCCGCAGAGGGGCGCAGGAGAGCCTGATCGGCCTGGTCTTCTCTTTCTGA